Below is a window of Gordonia westfalica DNA.
ATATTCCTGGGTGGGGGTTTCGGGCATCGACACCGTGAGCAGGAAGTGGGTGGCCCGCCCGATGATGGGGGCCAGCGTTTCCTGTTGCACCACATAGTCGATGGAGGGTGGTTCCACCACGCCGGGATGGAGATGATGGGGGTGGTGGCGTTCCGGACGGGGTCGCCTTCGAAAAAGTAGAGGGTCGATGCTGCACCGACCGGCCACGATGTGATGTTGCCGGAGGTGGCGTCGATGGGGTCGAGGGAGAAAACCAGGTCACTGTTCTGGTAGAGGGGGATTTCCGCTTTCGTTCCCTCCCATCCGAGGGTGACGGTGGTCATGGTGTCTCCTGTTCTGTGAGTTCATATCCGAGTGCCGCCAAAGCATCAGCGTGGGTGGCGAGGTCGGGTTGATGGTCATCGCGAACGACTTCGAGTCAGTCGACAGGATCGGGGTCAAACCGTTGGCGGGGTCACCGTCGTAGTCGATGACCTGGCCACGCTCATCCGACAGGAACACCGACACATCGGTTTCAGATGCGACCGCGAGACGGAACCTGCATTCCATGCTGGTGAGAATCGAAGTCATGTCAGGCACTTCCACCACCAACACCAACAGGAACCCATCCTCCGTGGAGTACAGGTTCGTGATCGGCGGCATATGCGGAAGAGCTTCAGCCACAAGGGTTGCTGGTTTCATACTCATCTCCAGAAGATCCAGATCACACCGGTAGCGCCGATACCGCCAGCGCCGAATGAGCCGGTTACCGCCGTTCGAACCACCACCACCGCCACCACCACCGCCGGGATAGCCGCCCGGCCGCCAGCTCCGCCGCTGTAGTTGAGGAAGCTGACACGGCCACCACCACCACCGCCACCACCACCGGCGCCGCCACACTTCGTTTGAGTTGCCGGCGACACGTTCGCGCCTGCACCACCGGGTCCACCGTTACCGCTAGGCGCACCTGCCCCCGCAGTCCCACCAGCGCCGAGAGGCGTTGACCCGCCCGCCAAACCATTCGTGCCGGAGTCTGCTAGTGTCCTGAGTCATTAATTCGTGTGCAGTAGTGGGCGATGGAGTCGAGGATCTGGTCAGCGGTCTTGACCCACACGTAGGGGCGGGGGTTGTCGTTCCAGGTCTCGATCCACGCTCTGATGTCGGCATTGAGTGCTCGTACGGTGCGGTGGGTGGAGCGTTGGAGTTTCTTGGTGGTCAGTTCGGCGAACCAGCGTTCGACGAGGTTCATCCAGGATGAGCTG
It encodes the following:
- a CDS encoding DUF7572 family protein, whose translation is MKPATLVAEALPHMPPITNLYSTEDGFLLVLVVEVPDMTSILTSMECRFRLAVASETDVSVFLSDERGQVIDYDGDPANGLTPILSTDSKSFAMTINPTSPPTLMLWRHSDMNSQNRRHHDHRHPRMGGNESGNPPLPEQ